The Dioscorea cayenensis subsp. rotundata cultivar TDr96_F1 chromosome 8, TDr96_F1_v2_PseudoChromosome.rev07_lg8_w22 25.fasta, whole genome shotgun sequence genome segment AGGacactatttttttaaacctaatTTAAAGCTGCCAGGTCCCCACTATTGTGGTCCATAcacaattttaaaacaaaagaacatgaaGCACATTGCAACATCACACACTTTAATAAAGCCACACTTTAATAAAGCCATGATTATGGCTTCCCAGATGTACTACTTCCTGGTGGAagccaaaattttctttttttcccttcttcaCTTGCTTTGTTTCTATCTTCTAAATTTCTTAGCATTCCTTCATTGTCGATCACAGGTGGTCTTGATGGGAAATGCTTCCTTGTCTGACTCTTGGACAGGGATTGAGTTTTTGATCCTATTGTTGTTTGGTGAGTTTTCTAATTCTGTTTCATAGGGAAAGATATGTTTTACATCAGAAAAGTTAAATGTTTCATCTAAAGCATCAATGAAATATTCCAACAGATATACCTGTGCTACTTGTGTAGCTGAATGACTCCCAGTTGTTGCATGAACTGGGCTGTGGCTGACCTGAGTATGTGGCCTTGCAGGCACATGCTTCCTTTCCTGACTCTTGGACAGGGGTTGAGTTTTTGATCCTATTGGTGTTTGGTGAGTTTTCTGATTCTGTTTCATAGGGAAAAATATGTTTTCAATCAGAAAAGTTAAGTGTTTCATCTAAAGCATCAATGAAATATTCCAACAAATATACCTATGCTACTTGTGCAGCTGAATGACTCCCAGTTGTTGCATGATCTGGGCTGTGGCTGACCTGAGTAGGTGGCCTTGCAGGCACATGCTTCCTTGCTTGGCTTTTGGAGAGGAGCTGATTTTTCCCTCCCATTGTGATAACTTTTTCAAGGTTTGCTCTTCCATCTCCAGTTGTTATTGTTGTGGGGGTGGATTCATAGGTGTTCTTATTCTGATCTACCTGTGTTTCATCAGGAAAAAATAAATGTCTCAGCATAAAAAAATGTTCTGCATCACTGAAGTATTCCAACATCAAAACATATGTTACTTGTGTAGCTGCCTGACTCCCAGTTGCTGTAAGACTCTGCAGATCATGAGCTGGGCTATGGATGACTTGAGTAAGTGGTCTTGCAGGTATATGCTTCCTTGCTTGATTTTTGGAGatgagttgttttttttcctcCCATTGTCACAAGCTTTTCCAGCTTTGATCTTCCATCACCAGCTGTAGATGTGGGGATTGTTTCATGATTGATTTCACTCCCTTACAATTTCCACATAATCAATTTACCTCACAaatctacaaaaaaaattttaggattAAAGATATCAGCTATTACCTGTGTTAGTGGTGCATCTGCATGATTTCCACTTACAATAGGTATATGGATATCATGTGCTGGGTTGGGTATTTCCTGGGGAGGTTTTTGCATAGCAGGAgtaaattaacaattaatacACCAACTAGATGAGGTAGGTAATTGGTAATATACAAATACCCTTCTTTATCAAAATACCTGTTCTGCAGGAATGTCATTTGCTGCTATTGATGGTGCAGAATTCACAGCAAAGTTTATGTGAGTAGGTATATCTCTCATTTGCATTAAATTTTAgtacaaaaagaaacaactaaataacaTTCCATAGAAACATAGTACTacaatttaaaaccaaataCCTCTACAGTGTGAATAAAATGCTCATGAAGCACTTCCGGATCAATTGTGTCCATGGGGTCCATATGCTGTCTAGCATCCTGTTACAAACCAAATAATGTTATTATCATATACCacgaaagaaaggaaaaacatcAAGTTATAGAAGCTCATCATTATACTTCTTCATTTTGTTGTTCTCTAGTTGTCCTTTGTCTCTGTAAAAATAGGTGTCATGtaagtaattaataaattataaacaaacaatATTTCTAAAATGTGAACATGTACTCACTTGCAAGCCATGGAATCTCTTGTTGTGTTCAATAGTCCCACAAACACTGCACCTCTTGTTGTGCCCTTTCCTACTGACCTTCCCTCTTGTGTAGCCTTCTTGCTCATCAAGTGGATCCTTCTTCCTCATCAAGGGGTTCCTACCCCTAATTCTGTTTGCTGGTTCTGGGGGTATCATTGGACCTTGTGGAATCTTGGGCCAGCAATTGGAGTCTTGGGTTGGGTTCTGTATATGGTTATAGGTAGCTAGGAAAGATCTAACAGTGTAACACTCATCTATGTAATcttcaggattttttttttgtaataaagtGATGATATTGCGTGGCCATATGGTATACCTGTCAATTGCCACTTTCTACAGTTGCAAGACATATCTTTAGTGTCAACAATAAATTggccatcaaaacaaacaacctGGTACTTGTCACCACCTGACCAGGTTGTCCTGCAGGACCAACTGAGCTATTTAACTTTCTCTAACTTGTTAACAATCTTAGGACAATGTCTTGTGGTGCattttttcattgattcttTGGATCCTAATCATGAGTTGTGTCCTAATCATTTCATTTAGAGTAACTATGCCTTTGGTCCTAGCTTCCAAGATCTGGCTGTTAAAGCATTCACGTAAGTTATTAAGCAACATGTCAcatttaaatttggatttgaaatGTGATCTACTCCATTGTACGGGGgtaatatttttcatgaaagtGTATGCCTCCTCTGACTTATCCTTAAGTGCTTCCATTGCCAAATTAAATGCAAGAATATAACTACTCCTAGCACAAGCCCATAGCTGATCCTTTAGCCCTTTGCCTCTAAATCTTCTTCTAAAATTTGTATGTATATGCCTTATGCAAAACCTATGTTCACTGTGAGGAAATACTTCCTCGATTGCATTTAGAAGGCCCTATGGGGTAATTTAGGTTTTGTAAACAAGATCCAATAACCAgcaaacaaacacaacaaaaagaaaaaacaccaAAGAAAAACAGGATATTAAGGAAAAATTTAAGGATTGTTATGAAATGACACAAACAAACTTATATTGAAATTATACACTTACCTTCTGCCTGTCGCTCATGAATGCCCAGTGATGTGAGTTGCATATCTCCAAGTCTTCAGCCAAAAGTTCTAGAAACCAGACGCAATTATGGTAATTCTCCTTCTCTACTACTGCTTATGCTACTGGATAGAAGCAATCGTTTGCATCAATGCCAATAGCTGTAAGGAGCTGGCCACCATACATCCCCTATAAGAAACAATCATCCACTGAAATTACCTGTCGACAGCCTGCCAGGAATCCTGCTCTAAGTGGGGATAAGCATACATACATTGCTAAGAACACACCctcattatatttaaattttattgtcgATTGTGGGTGTATCCTAAGCAATTCCAACCTGTAGTCATATAGCCTACTCATCTGGGTGTGCTCATCCGCATCAAGCATTCTAATTCCCAGCAGGATCAAAACAGGAAAACAAATTCACTGTTATAAACACCATAATGCATTCAGTTTGCATGTAACTTGATAAACTGGGCAAAACAAAAGTCATTATTATACCTTAGGGCAATACTTTTGGCCCTCCATGCTTTTAATCTGGATATTTCAACCTCTTGATTTGTTTTAACAGCCTGTATTATACCTCCAAGTTTCCAGGATGGGTCTGCTCTAAACTGCTCCAGATAATGTTTTGCTATCCAACGAGCACTGACATGCCTAATATTATGGTCCCGTGTGCATTCATGTTTAAGATATCTAGCTTTGATCTTAATAGTGTTCTTGTCATTTAGCATTGGAGAAGCCACAGGTAAAATGGACAGCCCTTTCTGCAATATGCCTTACATCTGACCTTACTATTAGGCCTGAAATTCATCACAACCCTATTTTTTACCCCATAATTTTTCATTGCTTGCTTGAATTATGAAAAACTCCTAAACTTCATCACTATGTGAAAATGAGGATCCTTCATATCTGTGTCTCTGAATTCAGGATATCTGGCCTTGGGTGGATTTATCTCATCCTCATCAGTTGTGGAACATGACTGTAGATCATCAGATGCAGCATAGTCAGTGAGCACCTTCTCCTCATCAACACCTTCTTCTCTACCAGTTTCCTCCTGGACAGTTTCTTTAGGCTCTTCAGGCTCATCAACACAATCTTCATTACTATCAACCCCACCATCATCCTCCTCACTATTCAAACTGTAGTCAGGGTCATTAATATCACTTCCATTGGCTTCCTCATCTCCAGGATCTTCATCTACATGGTCCTGCACACCTTCATTGCCTGCATCTTCTTCGTCTTCAAGGTCTTCATTCAAATGATTAACTTGTTCTGATTCATGTTCCTGCACATGTTCTTCAggatcttcatcttcttcaacttgatCAATGTCTTCCGATCCATGTTCTTGCATAGCTTCAttcactttttcttctttagtaTCTTCATCTAAATGACCAGATTGCTGTACTTGGACGTCCTGTACATCTTCATTGCCTTCCAAATCTTCAATAACTTCATGTAAATAATCACATTGTTATACTTGGACCTCATTCAATATCTTCACATAAATACTTATATGCCTACTCTAGCCCACATTCGAAGCCATTCTAATGACATCTGAATCACTTTTTATTTCTCCCACACCATTGCTGCTTTCAAAGAACCAAAAACTGCATTTTTCTGTGTAAATGCTCAACTCACGGGCCATATGTTCAAGCTCTAttcttgataaaaaaatcaCCATCACAGAAGTCTACAACACCTGCCATCCTATACTCACTCCTATTTTGAATATCACCCATCCCGGAGAACATGTGTATTGAGAAATAGTCAGCAATTGGTACTGGCAACATCAAAGCAAagtgtgttaaaaaaattcatcatataattataaccctaaaaaaaaaaaatttcctcatCAATTGAAAGGGCTACACAACTATCAActatcaataaaatacaacatcacTGATAATTTTCAATTCACAACCCATTAAGAATTAGGTCTTTTGAAAAGTAGTGTTTAATCACAAGGGACAACACCCCTCAAAGATCTTCTATGTCATGCTTCTTAAAAATGTTCAcaagtgtaaaaaaaaacaactatggATGTAATCAATTCcacaaaaaacaaatttaacatGTTTGTTGACAATCTTCTTAAAAAGTTTGAACACCTTTCATAGATTTAAGACATTCCCACTGGCGCTTCATCTTGAGCAAATCAATGTACAAAACGAGGAGGTAATGTGACTTACGGTATACTGGATCTTCATCTTGTGCACCTCTTACCCGCCAAGCGTTCGCCATGATGTACGGAGATGGCTGCCACCTCTGTGCCCTAACTCCAATCGTTGGCAAATATAGAATTTGGACTCCCTCCCTCTTCGTTTCCCCGTTTCCCCACAACTCTCCGGTGATCGGCTTCTCAGATGATCGACTGTAAGTTAGGGATTGTGGGGTTGGGTATAGGGCCTTCTCACGAGAGAAGGGAAAGGGGGaagtgaagaagatggtgacTGTGCCCTGACTGTGCACTAACTGAGCTTGCTGAGTGGGTTAATTAAAATGACGTGGACTTCGCTGATGTATCATGTCCAGCTGGGTGtgatgaaataatttatttaatgtgaCGTAGTTACTCCAGCTTCCACGTCAGATAAATTTGGTCGGAAATCAAAGAGTGACCACTCAGTGAAATGAAATCGAATTCGGATGCCCcctttgatacaaattgaaaaataatgactAAAGTGGAAATTGGCCAAAACACATTGAcctcctcaaaaatttacccTTTTACATTCCcatattaataattcattaaacaCTCCTTATCACACCATAACTTTTCATATTCTAAAACAATTTATACAATCTCTATATtaagcaaggttgtcagacccggaccggccagACCGGTTCAACCAGAAAAATCGGGAACCGGcaatgtggccggcccgggtatacctcATTgaaccgggtattaaaaaactcGGTGTTAACCTGGTGACCCAGGCAGTTCAAccggaaccggttgacccggccgggtcaatcgggtcacaatgtttggttttttttacaatatttaataatttattattattttctcattagccaataaatagaattacaatatgtatatatatcataaacataccaacgaaaattaacatttaaaaataaaatctattaatgtgttatgtaaatactttttaaaaatttaatttattaagaaaataaaacaataaatgagtgtaattttattataaaaatataaaattaaagtattctagttaaataaagaatataagaaaatttaaaacaaaataaaaactcaattgagatataagaattagtgaattaaatttcttatctaatttaacaaaataaaccaataaacaaataaataaataacaccgagagaagttcgataattatatattaatatattaaatttgtaaatatttaaaaaatgttaaaataaatgacataattcgaaaactctactgtatataaggtcatttatcaatttaaatatcaaatttgagtgggcttttatattataattatgggtttaatattatatttgctcattattaattattataatattttttatatttaattattgaccccggttcaaccatagtttgacccggtcgaacccattgacccctgacccctaggcttagccgggtctgacaaccttgatatTAAGAGGCGTTTGGGTCCTGGATTGGATCTTTGAGAGTGAGAATCACAAGCAACCATGCATCCCACTTTCATGTTTGGGTTAGAGTAATGGGAGTCTCATTGCTTTCAAGGGAATTCCCATTACCCAAAATTGGGGATAATGGGATTCATGAGAAGGGTAATAGGGTGTAATACCCATATTACCCCTCTCtttacatttaattaatatttattaattaatataattaattaataaatttaattatattaatttcaaataaataataattaaaaataatgatatttaaattattttataagtataaattttttattttttgttaaataattaattgtaataatatatttacatattaattaacataataaaataatttaaacaccattatttttaactattattattattaaaataattaattaaataaaatttaaatatttaattatagtaaattaaaataaataattatattctaaatatttaataataaaaaatattaaatatttattattaaacataattcattattttatacaaattttttatttatacaaaaatgtataaatataattttcatggtatatatctctcctatttttttcctatttctAACTCTCGTTACCTCTAATCAAACATCTTCTTTATTATTCtccctatttttattttcattctcctttcttttcatttcccattgttttatttttattccataatCCAAAGCCCTATAGTTTCGAATTCTCCGATCGATTCCTCCCAATCGATGGTGTCATGAGTTAGGTTACCCTCAACATCATCTCCTGTGAGGGACTCAAGAGATTCATCCTCCCAGTAGTTGGTATACTCATACACCACCTGCACCCAACAGAACTCCCTTTGTCTGCTATCATACACTCTTGCTGAAGGTATGTGCTTGATCTTTTCCCAGTCCTCACCATCATTAATTCTCAACCTTCGGCAGAAGTCATCCGGCATATCAATTGCTTTCAACTCTTGTAGACTGGTAACCCTTTGAAGGCCTTGGGGAAGCATCATCAGAAAATTACATGCTTCTATTTCCAGTTCTCTAAGCTTGGGCATGGCTTCATCCTCTATCCTCCACACCTCCAATTCAGACAAGCAATTTAGTTCTAACACTTGTAATTCAGGAAATCCTTTCTCCAAGCAAACCATCTCCCCTCCAACAAAAGCATCATATCTTAACCTAAGTACCTGAAGGTTATCCAGCTTCCCAAGCATCACTAGGGGGTCTTCTTGAAGCCTTGATGATTCTAAGGTCAACTTGGTGAGGCTTAAAGGCATGCAGATACCATCTGGCAGTCCTTCCAATCGGCCACGCAAATAAAGAACTTGGAGATTATTCTTGTGTTGACCAGTGGAGAGTATTGAGCTAGGTATCGTGCTATCCTTCTCTGCTTTCCATGCCAATTTCTTGAGATTATCTAGTTTACCAAGACAATCTAACAATGCCTCCTTATAAGTGTCAGTGACATCATGAACGCCGAGTTTACTAAGGCATGTCATCTTTTGTAAACCATTCTGCAACCATGGACCAGCTTTAACATTCGAAAGAGTTTGTAGATTAGGTAGGCTCTCAGTGCTTGGCAGCCCCTTGATGGAAAAACCAGTGCCTTCCAAATGTCTTAGGTTGCGGTGCATCTTCCACACTTGACTTGGTAGCTCAATCATACGGACAGAATTCTTGATGTCAAGAGTTTGCAGATTAGTGAGTTTGCTAATGGAGGATGGCAGCCCTCTTAGATTTGTATAACGCAAACCCAAGTACCTTAAATGAATTAACTTTCCTATATCATTCGGCAATGACCTGATTTTTGTACCCTGGACATTTATAACTCTCAGCAACTTCATGTTATGGAAGAATTTCTCCATTTCAGAGACCCTCTTCTCCATGTCTATAGAAGTTATAGTGCGCAAACGTGAAGTGTAGTCAGTAGAATGCAATCGAGCAATGTAACAGGTACTCTTGTCATCACAGAGAGAAAGTCGACGAGGTTTATGTGAAATATTCTCCtcattgtcattattattaggAATATGAATGAAGTTCATACCTTGGGCCAGGAAGATTGAGAGATCATGAAGGAGCTCATGGATTTGACAAATCTTGATGCCTCCGTGGTGATGTCTCTCCACCACTTGAATCATACTACAATGCACCAACTCCTCGAGGTAATCCTCCGCGACTTCCTCCATAATTTCTTGGTCTCTGGGTTGGATAAAACCCTCCGCAATCCATAGTCGAATTAGCCTCTTAGCACTTATTAAAGCGCCTTTGGAGTAGATGCTGAAGTAGAGAAAGCATGGCTTGATGTAGTAAGGGAGATGATGGTAGCTGAGAGCTAGTATTTCTGAGATCTGCTCTTCACCCTGTCTTAGTTGCCAATTGGCACATTTTAGCAGCTTCCTCCATTCCTCCACTGATTGACGTTTAGTCAACATTAGGCCTCCCAACACAACGATGGCAAGCGGCAAACCGCAACATTTGGCCACCATCTCTCTTCCTATAGATTCCAAGTATGGCGGGCAATCCTTGGTGCACTTTGTTGGAATTGCCTTTCTACAAAACAACTCCCAACTATCTTCTTCTCCCAAAAACATTAGATCATAGGGAGGAGGGCTCTGCCTACCTGCATGCAATGCCACATCATGGTTGCGAGTGGTTATCAACACTCGACTTCCATTCATCATATCTGGTAACAGGATTTTGATACTATCCCAAGCTTCTTTGCTCCATACATCATCTAAGATGACCAAGTATTTCATTTCTTCCAAGTGCTTATAAACCTCCCACTGTAACTCCTCATGGCTCAGGTCTTTCAATCTTTGATTAGACAAAGCCATGGCATCTTTAGCAATAGTCTTCAATACTTCACCAGCTCGATACTCTTGTGAAACCCAGATCCATGCTTGACATGCAAAGTGCCTCCTGATGCCAGGATCAGAGAAGATCTTCTTAGTGAGAGTGGTTTTGCCTACACCTCCCATGCCAGTGATCGATACAACAACACGCCTCTGATTACCATCATCGCCCATTAGCATCCTTGCCAAAGCCTGCAAATGTTCATCAAAGCCGAGAACATCCGCCTCCTCTACATCTGGATTTCGTCTCCGTCTCACCAGTGGCAGTGGTGGTCTTGCTTCACTATTTGAGATTGAAGTAGTGCTAGCTCCACTGCTTTCAATATTGCCAAACTTACATCGATTATCAAAGATCTCCTGAGCTGTCCCTTTGACCTTGCGAATCTTATTGCCAAGGTCATGGAGGAATGTTAGTTTGGAAGGACTAAGAGGACGCCGTTGATGCACTTTGAAGATGTAGTCATCGACGATGTCCTCGGCGTCATGAGCAATTTCTTGTATCTGGTTCACCCAAACTTTATCACGTTGATCGTCTTCGTTGCAATGATCGATGCTCTTAAGATGTGCTTGAATCCATTCCAGCAAACGAAGGAGGGATCTCAGCTCATCATCCACTCCTTTAAGAAATACAACTTCTTGTGCTAAGAGATTAGCCAGCTTCGTCACAGCAAAGGAAACTAGATGCTCCATGTCTGTCTCAAGCTCTCTCAAAACGCTGGTAAGTGGTGACCACCTAAACTCCTGTCAAACTCTGCTACTATAATGCACTTGTAATCTTTATTTGATTCCGATTTGTCATCAATTGGAGCAGTCAAATATGCAAGTCAATTACTAATAATAGTAATTTCTCAGTGCTAGACTAGAGGTACTGGATTGGAAATAGTGGGccatatatgtatttttttttaaattaatgaagTGGATAaactcaaatgaaaaaaaaaaaaattaaattaaaaaaaaatggttaccAGTCAAAAAGTAAGGAATCGAATAAAAGTACAGAgcaacagagaaaaaaaaaaaaagaaagagaggcgTCAGAGTTAAGCattttgttcaaattcttcttttcacACTTGAAAGGCCTATATTTTCTTTGCTTCGACTCtcttttcaaaaagaaatcatgaCCGATCCTCATTAAAAATCTTTGTGATGGAcatttattttagttatattCTTCAGATCTTTGGCAAACCACATTTACTTTTGGAGCTCAAGTTAAATTCAGCGGGTCTACAACATAATgagaaattttttcttttcaacgATGTATTTGTTAAACATATAAAACTCATTACTATTTactctagtatatatatatatattagtaaacaATGTGATAATGCATGATTAttctttcttcattctttcattCTAACATGGTATCCGAGAGAGTTGAGAAATCCTAACTAGAGAtagcaatttgtaccctacccgacggaGATATCAGATGCCGATCCtgggtcaaagagggtattaccctctttgaccgggtacgtgCACTGGTAAGTgatacccgttagtttttgagtgagacgggtcgggtaagggtatgccctcACCCCTACCCGCATTCTTACCCCTTACCCCTTACTGTTGAAGAGTGCAGGGTAAAACCCGCACCTGCACTCGCACTCTTaccctcttatatatatatatatatatataattttttttattaaactaaacatttatccacaatttactcaatatctattttcatggtgattaatttgaaaataatacttcaaaatttctcataatatattattttaaattttatttaatttctatatttatatttgataatattatatattaagaatcataattaaattaaaaaacaaacaaatataaaaaataatgttataataatttattctataaattataagaacatcctgaaaaataagatactaataaaaaatcaattggatataacttatgagaattacttataatgttttttatattcaaaatcttactaaatatttataaaatttgaagctatataaaatataaattatagatatatgaaaaaattttaaacaaaaaccaagatggttaaacatgaaaaaaacaaaaggtagagttaccattgagtcctaaatagacgtcaattttatgtgattatataatttaagataaacaaatatatatcaacttgtaattttgaatttatggacatgtgtttaaagattgtaatataatgtataattaatttatttttatttttatttaaatttaattctataatttgaacgggtaagcgggtaccctgcgggtatacccgtaccctgcgggtaagggtaagggtatgattttttttttaccctgaagggtacgggtaagggtacgggtatggggtaggggttacgggtacgggtaagggttttggcataccctacccataccctacccgttgccatccctaatcCTAACTCCGGTCATCTCCTCCGGTCACCTTCTTATCGATCTCCGTCCTATTCTGTCTTCTCAATTTCTGGTCAAGATCTAGATCTTTTTATCTTCTCCGGTAATCATCTCATATCTTCTCATCTTCTCTGGCTATCATTCCATCAAACTTCCGGTCTTATCTTCTCCGGCCATAACTTCATATCTTCTGATTTTCTCTGGCCATCATCACATCGGCAGACAAGTGGTAGACAAACAGTGACATGCATAGTGGTATGCACAGTGATGTCATCAGTATAGATAAATGGCAAACAAACAGTGATGTGTACAATGATGTCAACAATGGCAGACAAGTGGCCGACAAACAGTGATGTGTACAATTATCTCTACAGTGACTGTGTACAGTGATGTCTACAGTGATGTGCGCAACGATATCTACAGTGACTATGTATAGTGACAGccaatagtataaaaaaaatagcgaATCCAATTCAGCCCTCTAGGAC includes the following:
- the LOC120266916 gene encoding putative disease resistance protein At1g50180, producing the protein MEHLVSFAVTKLANLLAQEVVFLKGVDDELRSLLRLLEWIQAHLKSIDHCNEDDQRDKVWVNQIQEIAHDAEDIVDDYIFKVHQRRPLSPSKLTFLHDLGNKIRKVKGTAQEIFDNRCKFGNIESSGASTTSISNSEARPPLPLVRRRRNPDVEEADVLGFDEHLQALARMLMGDDGNQRRVVVSITGMGGVGKTTLTKKIFSDPGIRRHFACQAWIWVSQEYRAGEVLKTIAKDAMALSNQRLKDLSHEELQWEVYKHLEEMKYLVILDDVWSKEAWDSIKILLPDMMNGSRVLITTRNHDVALHAGRQSPPPYDLMFLGEEDSWELFCRKAIPTKCTKDCPPYLESIGREMVAKCCGLPLAIVVLGGLMLTKRQSVEEWRKLLKCANWQLRQGEEQISEILALSYHHLPYYIKPCFLYFSIYSKGALISAKRLIRLWIAEGFIQPRDQEIMEEVAEDYLEELVHCSMIQVVERHHHGGIKICQIHELLHDLSIFLAQGMNFIHIPNNNDNEENISHKPRRLSLCDDKSTCYIARLHSTDYTSRLRTITSIDMEKRVSEMEKFFHNMKLLRVINVQGTKIRSLPNDIGKLIHLRYLGLRYTNLRGLPSSISKLTNLQTLDIKNSVRMIELPSQVWKMHRNLRHLEGTGFSIKGLPSTESLPNLQTLSNVKAGPWLQNGLQKMTCLSKLGVHDVTDTYKEALLDCLGKLDNLKKLAWKAEKDSTIPSSILSTGQHKNNLQVLYLRGRLEGLPDGICMPLSLTKLTLESSRLQEDPLVMLGKLDNLQVLRLRYDAFVGGEMVCLEKGFPELQVLELNCLSELEVWRIEDEAMPKLRELEIEACNFLMMLPQGLQRVTSLQELKAIDMPDDFCRRLRINDGEDWEKIKHIPSARVYDSRQREFCWVQVVYEYTNYWEDESLESLTGDDVEGNLTHDTIDWEESIGEFETIGLWIME